The proteins below are encoded in one region of Deinococcus seoulensis:
- a CDS encoding roadblock/LC7 domain-containing protein, producing MLDQLTQLVRDVDGAWAAAIGGLDGLLIEGHSTANADLNLLIAEHAGLYRSASTAYSTTLNGGQTREMYLRGERLSVYLHPIKAEYFLLLAVDARSNLGQARLYGRDTARKLEAIL from the coding sequence ATGCTTGATCAACTCACGCAACTCGTCAGGGACGTGGATGGCGCCTGGGCCGCAGCGATCGGTGGCCTGGACGGCCTGCTCATCGAAGGGCACTCCACCGCCAACGCCGACCTCAACCTGCTGATCGCCGAACACGCCGGCCTGTACCGCTCGGCCAGCACCGCCTACTCCACCACCCTGAACGGCGGCCAGACCCGCGAGATGTACCTGCGCGGCGAACGCCTGAGCGTGTACCTGCACCCCATCAAGGCCGAGTACTTCCTGCTGCTGGCCGTCGACGCCCGCAGCAACCTCGGACAGGCCCGCCTGTACGGCCGCGACACCGCCCGCAAACTGGAGGCCATCCTGTGA
- a CDS encoding glutamine synthetase III family protein, whose protein sequence is MNQDFDVNSAARNWRVETTPSASPLEVVNDLFASDVLTLEQLKARLSKSAHKSLQATVERGAQLDASIADTVALAMKTWAMEKGATHYTHWFQPLTGSTAEKHDSFLNPAGDGVAIMSFSGKELIQAEPDASSFPSGGLRATFEARGYTAWDPSSPAFIIRHANGATLCIPSVFASWTGEALDLKTPLLRSIEALNSAVTPALELFGASAGTRVSSSLGAEQEYFLIAEEYYYRRPDLVMTGRTLFGAQPPRGQELEDHYFGAIPDRVLSFMTDAEMQLYALGIPVKTRHNEVAPGQFEIAPIFENSNIAADHQQLIMQVLRTTARKYGLVCLMHEKPFAGVNGSGKHCNWSMATNAGENLLEPGDTPHENMQFLFFCTAVLKAVDTHQDLLRACVASASNDHRLGANEAPPAIISIFLGSELTDIFDRIVSGQGGSGKSAGLMGLGSSVLPEIPVHAGDRNRTSPFAFTGNKFEFRAVGSSQSISFPITVLNAIVADSVSELTADLKARLDAGLSLDDAVTEVVKSTYQKYQRIVFNGDGYSDAWHQEAEKERGLLNLRTTLDAIEHLNSEKNVGLFDKLGILNARELGARQEIMFDIYFKTVNIEGETTEYMAQTQILPAALNYLADLGKVSGSRAAQGVTAEVGAAADELFDAIQALRTQNQTLGGEEVHEKAHHMRDHVLPAMADVRAAADKLEKVVSSKLWPLPTYRQMLFVK, encoded by the coding sequence ATGAACCAGGACTTCGACGTTAACTCGGCCGCACGCAACTGGCGCGTGGAAACCACCCCCTCCGCCTCCCCGCTGGAAGTCGTGAACGACCTGTTCGCCAGCGACGTGCTGACCCTCGAACAGCTCAAGGCCCGCCTCAGCAAGAGCGCCCACAAGAGCCTGCAGGCCACCGTGGAACGCGGCGCGCAACTCGACGCCAGCATCGCCGACACCGTCGCGCTGGCCATGAAGACCTGGGCCATGGAGAAGGGCGCCACGCACTACACCCACTGGTTCCAGCCGCTGACCGGCAGCACCGCCGAGAAACACGACTCCTTCCTGAACCCCGCCGGTGACGGCGTGGCCATCATGTCCTTCTCCGGCAAGGAACTCATCCAGGCCGAGCCCGACGCCAGTTCCTTCCCGTCCGGCGGCCTGCGCGCCACCTTCGAGGCGCGCGGCTACACCGCCTGGGACCCGTCCTCCCCGGCGTTCATCATCCGGCACGCCAACGGCGCGACCCTGTGCATCCCCAGCGTGTTCGCCTCCTGGACCGGCGAGGCACTCGACCTGAAAACCCCGCTGCTGCGCTCCATCGAGGCCCTGAACAGCGCCGTGACGCCCGCCCTGGAACTGTTCGGCGCCAGCGCCGGCACCCGCGTCAGCAGCAGCCTCGGGGCCGAGCAGGAGTACTTCCTGATCGCCGAGGAGTACTACTACCGCCGCCCCGACCTGGTCATGACCGGCCGCACCCTGTTCGGCGCGCAGCCCCCCCGCGGCCAGGAACTTGAAGACCACTACTTCGGCGCCATTCCCGACCGCGTGCTGAGCTTCATGACCGACGCCGAAATGCAACTGTACGCGCTGGGCATCCCGGTCAAGACCCGCCACAACGAGGTCGCGCCCGGCCAGTTCGAGATCGCCCCGATCTTCGAGAACAGCAACATCGCCGCCGACCACCAGCAGCTGATTATGCAGGTCCTGCGCACCACCGCCCGCAAGTACGGCCTGGTCTGCCTGATGCACGAGAAACCCTTCGCCGGCGTCAACGGCAGCGGCAAGCACTGCAACTGGAGCATGGCCACCAACGCCGGCGAGAACCTGCTGGAACCCGGCGACACCCCCCACGAGAACATGCAGTTCCTGTTCTTCTGCACCGCCGTCCTGAAAGCCGTGGACACCCACCAGGACCTGCTGCGCGCCTGCGTCGCCAGCGCCAGCAACGACCACCGCCTCGGCGCGAACGAGGCCCCGCCCGCCATCATCAGCATCTTCCTGGGCAGCGAACTGACCGACATCTTCGACCGCATCGTCAGCGGCCAGGGCGGCAGCGGCAAGTCGGCCGGGCTGATGGGCCTGGGCAGCTCCGTCCTGCCCGAGATTCCCGTGCACGCCGGGGACCGCAACCGCACCAGTCCGTTCGCCTTCACCGGCAACAAGTTCGAGTTCCGCGCGGTCGGCTCCTCGCAGAGCATCAGCTTCCCCATCACGGTCCTGAACGCCATCGTCGCCGACAGCGTCTCGGAACTCACCGCCGACCTGAAAGCCAGACTGGACGCCGGCCTGAGCCTCGACGACGCCGTGACCGAGGTCGTCAAGAGCACCTACCAGAAGTACCAGCGCATCGTCTTCAACGGCGACGGCTACAGCGACGCCTGGCACCAGGAAGCCGAGAAGGAACGCGGCCTGCTGAACCTGCGCACCACCCTCGACGCCATCGAGCACCTGAACAGCGAGAAGAACGTGGGACTGTTCGATAAGCTCGGCATCCTGAACGCCCGCGAACTCGGCGCGCGCCAGGAAATCATGTTCGACATCTACTTCAAGACCGTGAACATCGAGGGTGAAACCACCGAGTATATGGCCCAGACGCAGATCCTGCCCGCCGCACTGAACTACCTCGCGGACCTCGGCAAGGTCAGCGGCAGCCGGGCCGCCCAGGGCGTCACCGCCGAGGTCGGCGCCGCAGCCGACGAACTGTTCGACGCCATCCAGGCCCTGCGCACCCAGAACCAGACGCTCGGCGGCGAGGAAGTCCACGAGAAGGCCCACCACATGCGCGACCACGTGCTGCCCGCCATGGCCGACGTGCGCGCCGCCGCCGACAAACTCGAGAAGGTCGTCAGCAGCAAGCTCTGGCCGCTGCCCACCTACCGCCAGATGCTCTTCGTCAAGTAA
- a CDS encoding NAD(P)/FAD-dependent oxidoreductase, protein MSVPSPTFPPERDADVLVIGAGPAGLHAAFYAAWRGLNVTLLDARHEPGGQLSALYPDRRVYDVPGLPAARAADVIAGLVRQLDGLNVQLHLHTLAHTLEPDGDGWRVGATTPDGPRSYRAGAVILAAGLGALLPRDARVPGADTHPDVRTDVPDAAALAGRRVLIVGGVPQATRAALDLARGGAQVTLTHRRAGFRGSPADLDTLEDAGRSGLLTLLAPAVLTTLTPTGAVLTVDGHPRDVKADTVLILNGYLPDLSPLQSWPLDWQGEYVPDGVGGRTALSGVFVAGDLAASGQDFKLISVGLAQAAVAANHAAHHVRPDLRVRPGHSSEKRLS, encoded by the coding sequence ATGAGCGTCCCCTCCCCCACCTTTCCCCCTGAACGTGACGCGGACGTACTGGTCATTGGTGCCGGGCCTGCCGGACTGCACGCCGCGTTCTACGCCGCGTGGCGCGGCCTGAACGTGACCCTGCTGGACGCCCGGCACGAACCCGGCGGGCAACTGAGCGCCCTGTACCCGGACCGGCGGGTGTACGACGTGCCGGGCCTGCCCGCCGCGCGCGCCGCCGACGTGATCGCCGGACTGGTCCGGCAACTGGACGGCCTGAACGTGCAGTTGCACCTGCACACCCTGGCCCACACGCTGGAACCCGACGGTGACGGCTGGCGGGTCGGGGCGACCACCCCGGACGGCCCGCGCAGCTACCGGGCGGGCGCCGTGATCCTGGCGGCGGGCCTGGGCGCACTGCTGCCCCGCGACGCGCGCGTGCCCGGCGCGGACACCCACCCGGATGTGCGGACGGACGTGCCGGACGCCGCAGCACTCGCGGGTCGGCGCGTCCTGATCGTGGGCGGCGTGCCGCAGGCCACCCGCGCCGCCCTGGACCTCGCGCGTGGCGGGGCGCAGGTGACCCTCACGCACCGCCGCGCCGGGTTCCGGGGCAGTCCCGCCGACCTGGACACCCTGGAGGACGCGGGCCGCAGCGGGCTGCTGACGCTGCTGGCCCCCGCCGTCCTGACCACCCTGACCCCGACCGGCGCGGTCCTGACCGTGGACGGACACCCGCGCGACGTGAAGGCCGACACGGTCCTGATCCTGAACGGCTACCTGCCCGACCTGAGCCCGCTCCAGAGCTGGCCGCTGGACTGGCAGGGCGAGTACGTCCCGGACGGCGTGGGCGGCCGCACCGCCCTGAGCGGCGTGTTCGTGGCGGGCGACCTCGCGGCGTCCGGGCAGGACTTCAAGCTGATCTCGGTGGGGCTGGCGCAGGCGGCCGTGGCCGCCAACCACGCCGCGCATCATGTTCGCCCGGACCTGCGCGTGCGGCCCGGTCACTCCAGCGAGAAACGCCTCAGCTGA
- a CDS encoding helix-turn-helix domain-containing protein, which translates to MTLTTNTRTFVDTVTYRPGAVILYPGKSDMLYRVASGLVRVHTMDDDGNGLTLRYVKPGEYFGEEALAGVNRAYFAEAVTDSSIDVINPALMSAEDNLVVTTHLVRTLERAYESIYRLVGKRLRARIAGELLELKDTALATQLDSGETMIYATHDELAAAVGSVRETVTKVVGELSREGVISAGYGKITLKNEQALSVIAAA; encoded by the coding sequence ATGACCCTTACCACCAACACCCGGACCTTCGTGGACACCGTCACCTACCGCCCCGGCGCCGTCATCCTCTACCCCGGCAAGAGCGACATGCTCTACCGCGTCGCCTCCGGCCTCGTGCGCGTGCACACCATGGACGACGACGGCAACGGCCTGACCCTGCGCTACGTGAAACCCGGCGAGTACTTCGGCGAGGAAGCCCTGGCCGGCGTGAACCGCGCCTACTTCGCCGAGGCCGTCACGGACTCCAGCATCGACGTGATCAACCCCGCCCTCATGAGCGCCGAGGACAACCTCGTGGTCACCACCCACCTGGTCCGCACGCTGGAACGCGCCTACGAGAGCATCTACCGCCTGGTCGGCAAGCGTCTGCGCGCCCGCATCGCCGGGGAACTGCTGGAACTCAAGGACACCGCACTGGCCACCCAGCTCGACAGCGGCGAGACCATGATCTACGCCACGCACGACGAACTGGCCGCCGCCGTCGGCAGCGTGCGCGAGACCGTCACCAAGGTCGTGGGCGAACTGTCCCGCGAGGGCGTGATCAGCGCCGGGTACGGCAAGATCACCCTGAAGAACGAGCAGGCCCTGAGCGTCATCGCCGCCGCCTGA
- a CDS encoding roadblock/LC7 domain-containing protein, with protein MIIDPLRTLPGVIAAALVGPDGLPIETHGEGGDSMAAELSALRTSLDRTGRRLGAGEVTRIAFTSERIEVVAVSSGDFVLGAAMARGSDTRTAQQTLARLALELGHLPRPETP; from the coding sequence GTGATCATCGACCCCCTGCGCACCCTGCCCGGCGTGATCGCCGCCGCCCTGGTCGGCCCGGACGGCCTGCCCATCGAGACGCACGGCGAGGGCGGCGACTCCATGGCCGCCGAACTCAGCGCCCTGCGCACCAGCCTGGACCGCACGGGCCGCCGCCTGGGCGCCGGTGAAGTCACCCGCATCGCGTTCACCAGCGAACGCATCGAGGTCGTGGCCGTGTCCAGCGGGGACTTCGTGCTGGGCGCCGCCATGGCGCGCGGCAGCGACACCCGCACCGCCCAGCAGACCCTGGCCCGACTGGCCCTGGAACTCGGGCACCTGCCCCGCCCGGAGACCCCATGA
- the gyrA gene encoding DNA gyrase subunit A has product MTGILPVDITSEVKTNFINYAMNVIVDRALPDVRDGLKPVQRRIMYAMMLEGLYANQKHAKSASVVGEVMKKYHPHGDSSIYDAMVRLGQWWNMRYPMVHPQGNFGSIDGDPPAAMRYTEARMTKVAEEVLADLEKETVDLKPNYDETTVEPSVLPSAVPNLLINGASGIAVGMATNIPPHNLTEICNGLLALIDDPHIGLDAMMQHVTGPDFPTGGRISKQGIRDAYATGHAGLKVRGKARIEEKNGRNQIIISEIPYQVNKTNLIQTISAMYKAGKIPDISALRDESDRKDPVRIVVELKRGAIPTLVLNQLYKYTQLQGTFTVINLSIVNGEPRVLPLVDTMRYFLAHRKDVVTRRTQYELKKAEARAHILEGLIKALDHIDEVINLIRSSNTGTEARDSLMVRFGLSEEQSQAILDMRLQRLVGLEREKLMAEFDELQKTIAFLRSILGDEGLLWKEIKKEIRAVRDNYGDERRSTITLLEEDISKEDLIAVEDMVITMTRAGYLKRTKLDAYRAQGRGGRGASGGKLRDEDVNTRVFVGSTHDFLLFFTDKGRVFHEKIYDLPEAGRDAKGTHIRNLLPGLRDDENIASVLSVRGFEEEGCFIFATRNGVVKKTLITDYGNITSAGLIAINLQQGDELISVGIVQDSDHVILATRNGKAMRFQSGEVRDTGRATQGVIGIRLREGEQDAVVSMALVPGGDEDSELLAVSECGLGKRTPVGEYPAKGRGGMGVITLDVTDKTGKLVTLARVAGDEELMVLTEKGTVIRTRVEEVRVTGRNAQGVKVINVSDKDSVISAFPIRREDEL; this is encoded by the coding sequence ATGACCGGAATTCTTCCCGTTGACATCACCAGCGAAGTCAAGACCAACTTCATCAACTACGCCATGAACGTGATCGTGGACCGCGCGCTGCCCGACGTGCGCGACGGCCTCAAACCCGTGCAGCGCCGGATCATGTACGCCATGATGCTCGAAGGCCTCTACGCCAACCAGAAACACGCCAAATCGGCCTCTGTGGTCGGCGAGGTCATGAAGAAGTACCACCCGCACGGCGACTCGTCCATCTACGACGCCATGGTCCGCCTGGGCCAGTGGTGGAACATGCGCTACCCCATGGTTCACCCGCAGGGGAACTTCGGCTCCATCGACGGCGACCCGCCCGCCGCGATGCGCTACACCGAGGCCCGCATGACCAAGGTCGCCGAGGAAGTCCTGGCCGACCTGGAAAAAGAAACCGTCGACCTGAAACCCAACTACGACGAGACGACCGTGGAACCCAGCGTGCTGCCCTCGGCCGTGCCGAACCTGCTGATCAACGGCGCGTCGGGCATCGCGGTGGGCATGGCGACGAACATCCCGCCGCACAACCTGACCGAGATCTGCAACGGCCTGCTGGCCCTGATCGACGACCCGCACATCGGCCTGGACGCCATGATGCAGCACGTGACCGGCCCGGACTTCCCGACCGGCGGGCGCATCAGCAAGCAGGGTATCCGCGACGCCTACGCCACCGGCCACGCCGGCCTGAAGGTGCGCGGCAAGGCCCGCATCGAGGAAAAGAACGGCCGTAACCAGATCATCATCAGCGAGATCCCGTACCAGGTGAACAAGACCAACCTGATCCAGACGATCAGCGCCATGTACAAGGCCGGGAAGATCCCCGACATCAGCGCCCTGCGCGACGAGTCCGACCGCAAGGACCCGGTGCGGATCGTGGTGGAACTCAAGCGCGGCGCGATTCCCACGCTGGTCCTGAACCAGCTGTACAAGTACACGCAGCTGCAGGGCACGTTCACGGTCATCAACCTGAGCATCGTGAACGGCGAGCCGCGCGTGCTGCCGCTGGTCGACACCATGCGGTACTTCCTGGCGCACCGCAAGGACGTGGTCACGCGCCGCACGCAGTACGAACTGAAGAAAGCCGAGGCCCGCGCCCACATCCTCGAAGGGCTGATCAAGGCGCTCGACCACATCGACGAGGTCATCAACCTGATCCGCTCCAGCAACACGGGCACCGAGGCGCGCGACTCGCTGATGGTCCGCTTCGGGCTCAGCGAGGAGCAGTCCCAGGCGATCCTGGACATGCGCCTGCAGCGTCTGGTGGGCCTGGAACGCGAGAAGCTGATGGCCGAGTTCGACGAACTCCAGAAGACGATTGCGTTCCTGCGCTCCATCCTGGGTGACGAGGGTCTGCTCTGGAAGGAAATCAAGAAGGAAATCCGCGCCGTGCGCGACAACTACGGTGACGAGCGCCGCAGCACCATCACGCTGCTGGAAGAGGACATCAGCAAGGAGGACCTGATCGCCGTCGAGGACATGGTCATCACCATGACCCGCGCCGGGTACCTCAAGCGCACCAAGCTGGACGCCTACCGCGCGCAGGGCCGCGGCGGGCGCGGCGCGTCGGGCGGCAAACTGCGTGACGAGGACGTGAACACCCGCGTGTTCGTGGGGAGCACGCACGACTTCCTGCTGTTCTTCACCGACAAGGGCCGCGTGTTCCACGAGAAGATCTACGACCTGCCGGAAGCGGGCCGTGACGCCAAGGGCACGCACATCCGCAACCTGCTGCCGGGCCTGCGTGACGACGAGAACATCGCGTCCGTCCTGAGCGTGCGGGGCTTCGAGGAGGAAGGATGCTTCATCTTCGCCACCCGCAACGGCGTGGTGAAGAAGACCCTGATCACCGATTACGGCAACATCACCTCGGCGGGCCTGATCGCCATCAACCTGCAGCAGGGCGACGAGCTGATCAGCGTGGGCATCGTGCAGGACAGCGATCACGTGATCCTGGCGACCCGCAACGGCAAGGCCATGCGCTTCCAGAGCGGCGAGGTGCGCGACACGGGCCGCGCCACGCAGGGCGTGATCGGCATCCGCCTGCGTGAAGGCGAGCAGGACGCCGTGGTCAGCATGGCCCTGGTGCCCGGCGGTGACGAGGACAGCGAACTGCTGGCCGTCAGCGAGTGCGGGCTGGGCAAACGCACCCCGGTCGGCGAGTACCCCGCCAAGGGACGCGGCGGGATGGGCGTCATCACGCTGGACGTGACCGACAAGACCGGCAAACTGGTCACGCTGGCCCGCGTGGCCGGTGACGAGGAACTGATGGTCCTGACCGAGAAGGGCACCGTGATCCGCACCCGCGTCGAGGAGGTCCGCGTGACGGGCCGTAACGCGCAGGGCGTGAAGGTCATCAACGTGTCCGACAAGGACTCCGTGATCAGCGCCTTCCCGATCCGCCGCGAGGACGAACTCTGA
- a CDS encoding AAC(3) family N-acetyltransferase, protein MLNLLRRPAVTPAELDEGLRALGLDGSQHVIVHASLKSFGTLDGGARTVVDALAARTATLVAPAFTYSTLLSRPTSTTHARFHRDSRVSRDIGRVSQEIVDRADARRSFHPTLSFIALGSEAARITEAQSLSSPYQPVGALYDLNGYALLMGVDFGSNTSVHYGEHLAGMPLLTRYVPLDGQVLPTAFPNCSADFDHLAPEVHAGLRSTQVGQATLRLYRVRDLVDATVRLLNRDPEGLLCTYRGCRCQEVRTLVRAQGLTPRAHTGLIS, encoded by the coding sequence GTGTTGAATCTGCTTCGCCGCCCCGCCGTGACCCCCGCCGAGCTGGACGAGGGGCTGCGTGCGCTGGGACTGGACGGGTCGCAGCACGTGATCGTGCACGCCAGCCTGAAATCCTTCGGAACGCTGGACGGCGGCGCGCGCACAGTCGTGGACGCCCTGGCCGCGCGCACCGCGACGCTGGTGGCTCCGGCCTTCACGTACTCGACGCTGCTGTCCCGGCCGACCTCGACCACGCACGCCCGCTTTCACCGGGACAGCCGCGTGAGCCGCGACATCGGCCGGGTGTCGCAGGAGATCGTGGACCGCGCAGACGCCCGGCGCTCCTTCCACCCCACCCTGAGTTTCATCGCGCTGGGCAGCGAGGCGGCCCGCATCACCGAGGCGCAGTCCCTCAGCAGTCCGTACCAGCCGGTCGGGGCGCTGTACGACCTGAACGGGTACGCGCTGCTGATGGGCGTGGATTTCGGCAGTAACACCAGCGTGCACTACGGCGAGCACCTCGCGGGCATGCCGCTGCTGACGCGGTACGTGCCGCTGGACGGTCAGGTCCTCCCGACTGCCTTCCCGAACTGCTCGGCGGATTTCGATCACCTGGCACCCGAGGTGCACGCCGGGCTGCGCAGCACGCAGGTGGGGCAGGCCACGCTGCGCCTGTACCGCGTGCGTGACCTGGTGGACGCCACGGTGCGCCTGCTGAACCGCGACCCGGAAGGCCTGCTGTGTACATACCGGGGCTGCCGCTGCCAGGAAGTGCGGACGCTGGTGCGCGCGCAGGGCCTGACGCCGCGCGCGCACACGGGCCTGATCAGCTGA
- the glnA gene encoding type I glutamate--ammonia ligase, with protein MTPPRSSKTPAPSDPTPTPRPAQPDGPGVESILARLQEAEVKFLRLQFTDILGNTKNVEVPKSQFSKALNGDVTFDGSAVEGFTRVEESDMLLRPDLRTFLIYPQFSREEGERGKVARLICDVTLPDGTPFEGDPRQVLKRQIDRATALGFEMFVGTEPEFFLFERTPAGVGSTVTHDRAGYFDLAPIDKGERIRREITNKLVEMGFEIEAAHHEVAPGQHEIDFRYAPALETADRIATFKFVVKRVALEYGLLASFLPKPIPGVNGSGMHCHLSLFRDGVNAFADPAGEYGLSRTAEQFIAGLLDHAGGMTAITNPLVNSYKRLVPGFEAPVNVAWSTSNRSALIRIPAKRGNSTRAEVRMPDPSCNPYLALAVMLAAGLDGMEQNMEPAPAIQRNIFKMTVREKRHHRVRELPTDLREAVEELEKDDVMRRALGEHVMDHFVAAKRAEWREYSAAVHQWELDRYLDLI; from the coding sequence ATGACGCCGCCCCGTTCCAGCAAGACCCCTGCACCTTCCGACCCCACACCCACCCCGCGTCCTGCCCAGCCGGACGGGCCGGGTGTGGAGAGCATCCTGGCCCGCCTTCAGGAAGCCGAGGTGAAGTTCCTGCGCCTGCAGTTCACCGACATCCTGGGCAACACCAAGAACGTCGAGGTGCCCAAATCCCAGTTCAGCAAGGCCCTGAACGGCGACGTGACCTTCGACGGCAGCGCCGTGGAGGGCTTCACGCGCGTCGAGGAATCCGACATGCTGCTGCGCCCGGACCTGCGGACCTTCCTGATCTACCCGCAATTCTCGCGTGAGGAAGGCGAACGCGGCAAGGTCGCCCGCCTGATCTGCGACGTGACCCTCCCCGACGGCACCCCGTTCGAGGGCGACCCCCGGCAGGTTCTCAAACGGCAGATCGACCGCGCCACCGCCCTTGGCTTCGAGATGTTCGTGGGAACCGAACCGGAATTCTTCCTGTTCGAGCGCACGCCGGCCGGGGTGGGCAGCACCGTCACCCACGACCGCGCCGGGTACTTCGACCTGGCACCCATCGACAAGGGCGAACGCATCCGCCGCGAGATCACCAACAAACTCGTCGAGATGGGCTTCGAGATCGAGGCCGCCCACCACGAGGTCGCGCCCGGCCAGCACGAGATCGACTTCCGGTACGCCCCGGCACTCGAAACGGCCGACCGCATCGCCACGTTCAAGTTCGTGGTCAAGCGCGTGGCGCTGGAGTACGGCCTGCTGGCGTCGTTCCTGCCCAAACCCATTCCCGGCGTGAACGGCAGCGGCATGCACTGCCACCTGAGCCTGTTCCGTGACGGCGTGAACGCCTTTGCCGACCCGGCAGGCGAGTACGGCCTGTCCCGCACCGCCGAACAGTTCATTGCGGGCCTGCTGGACCACGCGGGCGGCATGACCGCCATCACGAACCCGCTGGTGAACAGTTACAAACGCCTCGTGCCGGGCTTCGAGGCGCCGGTGAACGTGGCCTGGAGCACCAGCAACCGCTCGGCCCTGATCCGCATTCCCGCCAAACGCGGGAACTCCACCCGCGCCGAGGTGCGCATGCCTGACCCCAGCTGCAACCCGTACCTGGCGCTGGCCGTCATGCTGGCCGCCGGACTGGACGGCATGGAGCAGAACATGGAGCCCGCCCCGGCCATCCAGCGCAACATCTTCAAGATGACGGTCCGCGAGAAACGCCACCACCGCGTGCGCGAGCTGCCCACCGACCTGCGCGAGGCCGTCGAGGAACTCGAGAAGGACGACGTGATGCGCCGCGCGCTGGGCGAGCACGTCATGGATCACTTCGTGGCGGCCAAGCGCGCCGAGTGGCGCGAGTACAGCGCGGCCGTACACCAGTGGGAACTGGACCGTTACCTCGACCTGATCTGA
- a CDS encoding FAD-dependent oxidoreductase gives MSLTVTPERPLRVAVIGSGPSGIFATEALLKSDLNVDIDVFDRLPTPYGLVRYGVAPDHLTIKSVTRGFEKTLGDPRVRFLGNVEFGTDLTHQDALSHYDAILYTVGASSDRRLGIPGEDLTGSMSATEFVAWYNGHPDAAAREMVLSAGGVAVVGVGNVALDVSRILAKTTAELRSSDIAAHALDALEHSAVKDVWILGRRGPAQAAFTTKELREFGELHESEPVVNPAEIALTDAEEAAITDNVKKKNIEVLRDFAAREREGKPRRVHLRFLVSPTEIIDDGTGHVGGLKVERNRLDENGNAVGTGEYEVLPVQMVLRSVGYRGVALPGVPFDERRGVIPNEEGRVEGRVGEYTAGWIKRGPSGVVGTNRKDATDTVALLLADVKGGALPGAAHPTREAVDALLAGRGVQVYSFADWQTLDAHELATGQAEGRPRRKVVHREMMLGHRRG, from the coding sequence ATGAGTCTGACAGTCACCCCCGAACGTCCGCTGCGCGTCGCCGTGATCGGCAGCGGCCCCAGCGGCATCTTCGCCACCGAAGCCCTGCTCAAGAGCGACCTGAACGTCGATATCGACGTGTTCGACCGCCTCCCCACCCCCTACGGACTGGTGCGCTACGGCGTGGCACCCGACCACCTGACCATCAAGAGCGTCACGCGCGGCTTTGAGAAGACCCTCGGCGACCCACGCGTGCGCTTTCTCGGGAACGTGGAATTCGGCACGGACCTCACCCACCAGGACGCCCTGAGCCACTACGACGCCATTCTGTACACCGTCGGGGCCAGCAGCGACCGCCGCCTGGGCATCCCCGGCGAGGACCTGACCGGCTCCATGAGCGCCACCGAGTTCGTCGCGTGGTACAACGGCCATCCGGACGCCGCCGCGCGCGAGATGGTCCTCAGCGCCGGTGGGGTCGCCGTGGTCGGCGTGGGGAACGTGGCGCTCGACGTGAGCCGCATCCTGGCCAAGACCACCGCGGAACTGCGCAGCAGTGACATCGCCGCGCACGCCCTGGACGCCCTGGAACACAGCGCCGTGAAGGACGTGTGGATCCTGGGTCGGCGCGGCCCGGCGCAGGCGGCCTTCACGACCAAGGAACTGCGTGAATTCGGGGAACTGCACGAATCCGAACCCGTCGTGAACCCGGCCGAGATCGCCCTGACCGACGCCGAGGAAGCCGCCATCACCGACAACGTGAAGAAGAAGAACATCGAGGTGCTGCGCGACTTCGCCGCCCGTGAACGCGAGGGCAAACCCCGCCGCGTTCACCTGCGTTTCCTGGTGTCCCCCACCGAGATCATCGACGACGGCACCGGGCACGTGGGCGGCCTGAAAGTGGAACGCAACCGCCTGGACGAGAACGGAAACGCCGTCGGCACCGGCGAGTACGAGGTGCTGCCTGTGCAGATGGTGCTGCGCTCGGTCGGGTACCGGGGCGTGGCGCTGCCCGGCGTGCCCTTCGACGAGCGGCGCGGCGTGATTCCCAACGAGGAAGGCCGCGTGGAGGGCCGCGTGGGCGAGTACACCGCCGGGTGGATCAAGCGCGGCCCGAGCGGCGTGGTCGGCACGAACCGCAAGGACGCCACCGACACCGTCGCGCTCCTGCTGGCCGACGTGAAAGGCGGCGCGCTGCCCGGCGCGGCCCACCCCACCCGCGAGGCCGTGGACGCCCTGCTGGCCGGGCGGGGCGTGCAGGTGTACTCCTTCGCGGACTGGCAGACCCTCGACGCGCACGAACTGGCGACCGGGCAGGCCGAGGGCCGCCCCCGCCGCAAGGTCGTGCACCGCGAGATGATGCTCGGCCACCGCCGGGGCTGA